One Nocardia farcinica genomic region harbors:
- the recN gene encoding DNA repair protein RecN, with the protein MLTEIRIDSLGVISAATAQFHEGFTVLTGETGAGKTMVVTSLHLLGGARADAGRVRLGANKAVVEGRFTVEDLNEDARGQVAEVLESAAAEADDDGSVIAIRTVSSDGRSRAHLGGRSVPASVLADFTSSLLTVHGQNDQLRLQKPEQQLAALDRFAADTVGPLLRKYQVLRRAWLDARTELLERTARSRELALEADRLKHSLDEIDAVAPEPGEDVRIVDEVRRLSDLDSLREAAAVAHDALAGPADAPEDGSGALELLGAARARLEAAEDPALSALAPRLGEAIAVVVDLTTELSGYLSDLPSDPGALDSLLTRQAELKSLTRKYAPDIDGVLAWAAEARTRLESLDVSEEALTKLTAEVDIAAERVRAAAVKLTAARTKAAGKLAAAVSAELAGLAMGKAKLEVQVRAVPAAAQDSAPLTVDGVELHAGATGVDEVEFRLAAHSGAQSLPLSKSASGGELSRVMLALEVVLAGSDHGATMVFDEVDAGVGGRAAVEIGRRLARLARTHQVIVVTHLPQVAAFADTHLVVDKSDEGGTVNSGVRALTKDERVVELARMLAGLDDTETGRAHAEELLEMARAERASV; encoded by the coding sequence GTGCTGACAGAGATCAGGATTGACAGTCTCGGTGTCATATCCGCGGCCACCGCGCAGTTCCACGAGGGTTTCACGGTCCTGACCGGTGAGACCGGCGCGGGCAAGACCATGGTGGTCACCAGCCTGCATCTGCTCGGCGGTGCCCGCGCGGACGCGGGCCGGGTGCGGCTCGGCGCGAACAAGGCCGTGGTGGAGGGCCGGTTCACCGTCGAGGACCTGAACGAGGACGCCCGCGGCCAGGTGGCCGAGGTGCTCGAGTCGGCGGCGGCCGAGGCCGACGACGACGGCAGCGTCATCGCCATCCGCACCGTGAGCAGTGACGGCCGCTCCCGCGCTCATCTGGGCGGACGCAGCGTGCCCGCCTCGGTGCTGGCCGACTTCACCTCCTCGCTGTTGACCGTGCACGGTCAGAACGATCAGTTGCGCCTGCAGAAGCCCGAGCAGCAGTTGGCCGCGCTGGACCGGTTCGCCGCCGACACCGTGGGTCCGTTGCTGCGCAAGTATCAGGTGCTGCGCCGCGCCTGGCTCGACGCGCGCACCGAACTGCTGGAGCGCACGGCGCGCAGCCGGGAGTTGGCGCTGGAGGCCGATCGGCTCAAGCACTCCCTCGACGAGATCGACGCCGTCGCGCCCGAGCCGGGGGAGGACGTGCGCATCGTCGACGAGGTGCGCAGGCTCAGCGATCTGGATTCGCTGCGCGAGGCGGCGGCCGTCGCCCACGACGCGCTCGCCGGGCCTGCCGACGCGCCCGAGGACGGCTCGGGCGCGCTGGAACTGCTCGGGGCCGCGCGGGCGCGGTTGGAGGCGGCCGAGGATCCGGCGCTGTCGGCGCTGGCGCCGCGGTTGGGCGAGGCGATCGCCGTGGTGGTCGACCTGACCACCGAGCTGAGCGGTTATCTGTCGGATCTGCCCTCGGATCCGGGTGCGTTGGATTCGCTGCTGACCCGGCAAGCCGAATTGAAGAGCCTGACCCGCAAGTACGCCCCCGACATCGACGGTGTGCTGGCCTGGGCGGCCGAGGCCAGGACGCGGCTCGAGTCGCTGGACGTGTCGGAGGAGGCGCTGACGAAGCTGACCGCCGAGGTCGACATCGCGGCCGAGCGGGTGCGCGCGGCGGCGGTGAAGTTGACCGCCGCGCGGACCAAGGCCGCGGGCAAGTTGGCCGCCGCGGTGAGTGCGGAACTCGCGGGGCTGGCGATGGGGAAGGCGAAGCTGGAGGTGCAGGTGCGTGCGGTGCCCGCGGCCGCGCAGGATTCGGCGCCGCTGACCGTCGACGGCGTCGAACTGCACGCGGGCGCCACCGGCGTGGACGAGGTCGAGTTCCGGCTGGCCGCGCATTCGGGCGCGCAGTCGTTGCCGTTGAGCAAGAGCGCCTCCGGTGGTGAGCTCTCGCGGGTGATGCTGGCGCTGGAGGTGGTGCTCGCCGGGTCCGACCACGGGGCGACGATGGTGTTCGACGAGGTCGACGCCGGTGTCGGCGGCCGGGCCGCGGTGGAGATCGGTCGCAGGCTGGCCCGGCTGGCGCGCACGCACCAGGTGATCGTGGTGACGCATCTGCCGCAGGTGGCGGCGTTCGCGGACACGCACCTGGTGGTCGACAAGTCCGACGAGGGCGGCACGGTGAACAGCGGCGTGCGGGCGCTGACGAAGGACGAGCGGGTGGTGGAGCTGGCGCGCATGCTGGCCGGCCTGGACGACACCGAGACCGGCCGCGCGCACGCGGAGGAACTGCTGGAGATGGCGCGCGCCGAGCGGGCGAGCGTCTGA
- a CDS encoding SRPBCC family protein — MPRSTVEAVIPAPRQAVYTFFVNRDGINPFLPGVQFTLKKPGTDSPSGVGAQYTVGRGSIGFVEETTTLVPNERFEYKIVKGVPVKRHVGIVTFADAEGGTRVTYTMESEPSLPVPAKVLEAGLRTLIGQIMGATKKAFA; from the coding sequence ATGCCACGCAGCACCGTCGAGGCCGTCATCCCGGCCCCGCGCCAGGCCGTCTACACGTTCTTCGTCAACCGTGACGGCATCAACCCCTTCCTGCCGGGCGTGCAGTTCACGCTGAAGAAGCCAGGCACCGACAGCCCCTCCGGCGTCGGCGCCCAATACACCGTCGGCCGCGGCTCGATCGGCTTCGTGGAGGAGACCACCACGCTGGTGCCCAACGAGCGCTTCGAGTACAAGATCGTCAAGGGCGTGCCGGTGAAGCGCCACGTCGGCATCGTGACCTTCGCCGACGCCGAGGGCGGCACCCGCGTCACCTACACCATGGAGTCCGAGCCGAGCCTGCCGGTGCCCGCCAAGGTGCTCGAGGCCGGTCTGCGCACCCTGATCGGGCAGATCATGGGCGCGACCAAGAAGGCCTTCGCCTGA
- a CDS encoding TlyA family RNA methyltransferase — MARRARVDAELVRRGLARSREHAVELIGAGRVLIAGTVASKPATAVEPGTPLVVREQPDEVQWASRGAHKLLGALERFEPAGLRVAGKRCLDAGASTGGFTDVLLSREAREVVAVDVGYGQLVWRLRTDERVRVFDRTNVRTLTPEQIEGTVELVVGDLSFISLGLVLPALASCCAEGADLLPMVKPQFEVGKERVGSGGVVRDPALRAEAVCGVAAAAAEHGLRTVGAVASPLPGPSGNVEYFLWLRKDGPFEYDAAQVRELVARAVEEGPR, encoded by the coding sequence GTGGCCAGGCGCGCACGAGTGGACGCCGAACTGGTTCGCCGCGGGTTGGCGCGATCGCGGGAGCACGCGGTCGAGCTGATCGGCGCGGGACGCGTCCTGATCGCTGGAACGGTCGCCTCGAAACCGGCGACCGCGGTGGAACCCGGCACCCCGCTGGTGGTGCGGGAACAGCCCGACGAGGTGCAGTGGGCCTCGCGCGGCGCGCACAAACTGCTCGGCGCGCTGGAACGTTTCGAGCCCGCGGGGCTGCGTGTGGCGGGCAAACGGTGCCTGGACGCCGGCGCGTCCACCGGAGGTTTCACCGATGTGCTGCTCAGCCGGGAGGCCCGCGAGGTGGTGGCCGTCGACGTCGGATACGGCCAGCTGGTCTGGCGGTTGCGCACCGACGAGCGGGTGCGGGTGTTCGACCGCACCAACGTGCGCACGCTGACGCCGGAACAGATCGAGGGCACCGTCGAGCTGGTGGTCGGTGACCTGTCGTTCATTTCGCTGGGGTTGGTGCTGCCCGCGCTGGCCTCCTGCTGTGCCGAGGGCGCCGATCTGCTGCCGATGGTGAAGCCGCAGTTCGAGGTCGGCAAGGAACGGGTGGGATCCGGTGGCGTGGTGCGCGATCCGGCGCTGCGCGCCGAGGCGGTGTGCGGGGTCGCCGCCGCCGCGGCCGAACACGGGCTGCGGACGGTGGGCGCGGTGGCCAGTCCGCTGCCCGGGCCGTCGGGCAATGTCGAGTACTTTTTGTGGCTGCGCAAGGACGGGCCGTTCGAGTACGACGCGGCACAGGTGCGCGAGCTGGTCGCGCGGGCGGTCGAGGAGGGGCCACGATGA
- a CDS encoding LLM class flavin-dependent oxidoreductase, with the protein MEIGVILPTSTPDPARPILGDVRASARFAEEIGLDSVWSTDHLIASAPMLDSTVVLATAAAVTERIRIGYGVLLLALRPAAWAAKQIASLQYVSGDRLLLGIGTGNPAHGDIGWRAAGASFAERGRTTDAALRVLPDLIAGRTTALPDGTEVALSPGATVPPVLVAGDGPRARRRAAEFAQGWIAIAATPEQAAAGGRELAELAAGFGRPTRESPSSRRRSARTPTAGRSCWRSTPTRASNG; encoded by the coding sequence ATGGAGATCGGTGTCATCCTGCCCACCTCGACCCCCGACCCCGCCCGCCCCATCCTCGGCGACGTCCGCGCGAGCGCCCGGTTCGCCGAGGAGATCGGCCTCGACTCGGTATGGTCCACCGATCACCTGATCGCCAGCGCGCCGATGCTCGACAGCACGGTGGTGCTGGCCACGGCGGCGGCGGTGACCGAACGGATCCGCATCGGCTACGGCGTCCTGCTGCTCGCGCTGCGCCCGGCGGCCTGGGCGGCCAAGCAGATCGCGAGCCTCCAGTACGTCTCCGGTGACCGGCTGCTGCTGGGCATCGGCACCGGCAATCCCGCCCACGGCGACATCGGCTGGCGCGCGGCGGGCGCGTCCTTCGCCGAGCGCGGCCGCACCACCGACGCCGCGCTGCGGGTGCTGCCCGACCTGATCGCCGGACGCACCACCGCGCTGCCCGACGGCACCGAGGTCGCGCTGTCGCCCGGCGCGACCGTCCCGCCGGTACTCGTCGCCGGTGACGGACCCCGGGCCCGCCGCCGGGCCGCCGAATTCGCCCAGGGGTGGATCGCCATCGCCGCGACCCCGGAACAGGCCGCGGCGGGCGGACGCGAGCTGGCCGAGCTGGCGGCCGGATTCGGTAGGCCCACACGGGAATCACCGTCGTCGCGCCGCCGCTCGGCCAGGACTCCAACCGCTGGCCGGAGCTGCTGGCGCAGTACGCCGACGCGGGCGTCGAACGGTTGA
- a CDS encoding zinc-dependent alcohol dehydrogenase — translation MKAVTWQGRRKIAVDEVPDPRIQQPTDAIVRITSTAVCGSDLHLYEVLGPYMTPGDVLGHEPMGIVEEVGAQVRDLKPGDRVVVPFQISCGHCAMCDTGLPTQCETTQVRSQGSGAALFGYSELYGQVPGGQAEYLRVPYADHTHITVPEGPDDQRFLYLSDVLPTAWQAVEYAAVPDGGSVTVLGLGPIGDMACRVAAHRGYRVIGVDRVPERLSRVAARGIEVIDFSAVDADLGDVIRDRTDGRGTDAVIDAVGMEAHGSPLGSVAHRSAALLPDVVARKVMDTAGVDRLAALHEAIDIVRRGGTISLVGVYGGMVDPLPMRVLFDKQIQLRMGQANVTRWAPEILPLLTDDDPLGVDTFATHRLPLSKAPAAYEMFQQKADGAVKIVLDPAA, via the coding sequence ATGAAGGCCGTGACCTGGCAGGGCAGGCGCAAGATCGCCGTGGACGAGGTGCCCGACCCGCGGATCCAGCAACCGACCGACGCGATCGTGCGCATCACCTCCACCGCCGTCTGCGGCTCGGACCTGCACCTGTACGAGGTGCTCGGCCCGTACATGACACCCGGTGACGTGCTCGGGCACGAGCCGATGGGCATCGTCGAGGAGGTCGGCGCCCAGGTGCGCGACCTGAAGCCCGGCGACCGGGTGGTGGTGCCGTTCCAGATCAGCTGTGGACACTGCGCGATGTGTGACACCGGCCTGCCGACCCAGTGCGAGACCACGCAGGTGCGCTCGCAGGGCAGCGGCGCGGCGCTGTTCGGCTACTCCGAGCTCTACGGGCAGGTGCCCGGCGGCCAAGCGGAGTACCTGCGTGTCCCGTATGCCGATCACACCCACATCACCGTGCCCGAGGGGCCGGACGATCAGCGGTTCCTGTACCTCTCGGATGTGCTGCCGACGGCGTGGCAGGCGGTCGAGTATGCCGCGGTGCCCGACGGCGGCTCGGTGACCGTGCTGGGTCTCGGCCCGATCGGCGACATGGCGTGCCGGGTGGCCGCCCACCGGGGGTACCGGGTGATCGGCGTGGACCGGGTACCCGAACGGCTGTCCCGCGTGGCCGCCCGCGGCATCGAGGTCATCGACTTCTCCGCCGTGGACGCCGACCTGGGCGATGTCATCCGCGACCGCACCGACGGGCGCGGCACCGACGCGGTGATCGATGCCGTCGGGATGGAGGCGCACGGCTCGCCGCTCGGATCGGTGGCGCACCGCTCGGCGGCGCTGCTGCCGGACGTGGTGGCTCGCAAGGTGATGGACACGGCAGGGGTGGACCGGCTGGCCGCCCTGCACGAGGCCATCGACATCGTCCGCCGCGGCGGCACCATCTCCCTGGTCGGCGTGTACGGCGGCATGGTCGATCCGCTGCCGATGCGGGTGCTGTTCGACAAGCAGATCCAGCTGCGGATGGGGCAGGCCAACGTCACCCGCTGGGCGCCGGAGATCCTGCCGTTGCTCACCGACGACGACCCGCTGGGCGTGGACACCTTCGCCACCCACCGCCTGCCGCTGAGCAAGGCCCCCGCGGCCTACGAGATGTTCCAGCAGAAGGCCGACGGCGCGGTGAAGATCGTTCTCGATCCGGCCGCGTGA
- a CDS encoding NAD kinase — MSGSGDREILLIAHPGRAEIVETAHRAAKIFTEAGIGLRVLADEAPSTRFDSRAEPAPVTGPAGDAVRVVEHSAAAAVGCEMVLALGGDGTFLRAAELARPASVPVLGINLGRIGFLTEAEAEHLDEALGQVVRGDYRVEDRMTIDVAVRVEDEVVESGWALNEASIENASRMGVLEVVLEVDGRPVSAFGCDGILIATPTGSTAYAFSAGGPVVWPELEALLVIPSNAHALFARPLVTSPESRIAVESVATGHDAIVFLDGRRTLALPRGGRVEAVRGSEPVRWVRLDSAPFADRMVRKFQLPVTGWRGRRRTESTRADRDQD; from the coding sequence ATGAGCGGGTCCGGCGACCGCGAGATCCTGCTGATCGCCCACCCGGGCCGCGCCGAGATCGTCGAGACCGCGCACCGGGCGGCGAAGATCTTCACCGAAGCCGGGATCGGGCTGCGGGTGCTGGCCGACGAGGCGCCGAGTACCCGGTTCGACAGCCGTGCCGAACCGGCGCCGGTGACCGGTCCGGCCGGCGATGCGGTGCGGGTGGTCGAGCACAGTGCGGCGGCCGCGGTCGGCTGTGAGATGGTGCTCGCCCTCGGCGGCGACGGCACGTTCCTGCGCGCGGCCGAACTGGCCAGGCCCGCGTCGGTGCCGGTGCTCGGAATCAACCTGGGCCGCATCGGCTTCCTGACCGAGGCCGAGGCCGAGCACCTCGACGAGGCGCTGGGCCAGGTGGTGCGCGGGGACTATCGGGTCGAGGACCGGATGACCATCGACGTGGCCGTGCGGGTCGAGGACGAGGTGGTCGAGTCCGGCTGGGCGCTCAACGAGGCGAGCATCGAGAACGCTTCGCGCATGGGCGTTCTCGAGGTGGTGCTGGAGGTCGACGGGCGCCCGGTCTCGGCGTTCGGCTGCGACGGCATCCTGATCGCGACGCCGACCGGGTCGACGGCCTACGCGTTCTCCGCCGGTGGGCCGGTGGTGTGGCCGGAACTCGAGGCGCTGCTGGTGATCCCGAGCAACGCGCACGCCCTGTTCGCGCGGCCGCTGGTCACCAGCCCGGAGTCCCGCATCGCGGTGGAATCGGTTGCCACCGGCCACGATGCGATAGTTTTCCTGGATGGCAGGCGCACGCTGGCGCTACCGCGCGGCGGCCGGGTGGAAGCGGTCCGCGGCAGCGAACCGGTGCGCTGGGTGCGGCTGGATTCCGCGCCGTTCGCGGACCGGATGGTGCGCAAGTTCCAATTGCCCGTGACCGGCTGGCGAGGCCGACGGCGAACGGAGAGCACACGTGCTGACAGAGATCAGGATTGA
- a CDS encoding HAD-IIA family hydrolase, giving the protein MTRLRDRYEALLLDLDGTLYRGPVVIAGAPEALAAAATSQRLAYVTNNASRGPAVVAAHLAELGFPARAEDVVTSAQAAVRLLAERLEPGATVLVVGTDDLAAEVEEAGLKPIRRFDGAPPAAVVQGHSPQTAWPDLAEAAYAVRAGALWVAANTDRTLPNERGLAPGNGAMVAALQAATDRAPVVAGKPYAPLLEDAVARVGTRAALVVGDRLDTDIEGADRVALDSLLVLTGVSTLDELRAAPPERIPTYVAESLDALNHPPVADDAELDLAERLRKYPGRAVTVRASRSEIR; this is encoded by the coding sequence GTGACGCGGTTACGAGATCGCTATGAGGCGTTGCTGCTCGACCTGGACGGCACGCTGTACCGGGGTCCGGTGGTGATCGCCGGTGCGCCGGAGGCGTTGGCCGCCGCGGCGACATCGCAGCGGCTGGCCTATGTCACCAACAACGCCAGCCGCGGGCCCGCGGTGGTCGCCGCGCATCTGGCCGAGCTGGGGTTCCCTGCGCGGGCCGAGGACGTGGTGACCAGCGCGCAGGCCGCGGTCCGGTTGCTGGCCGAGCGGCTCGAACCGGGCGCGACCGTCCTCGTGGTCGGCACCGATGATCTGGCCGCCGAGGTGGAGGAAGCCGGGTTGAAGCCCATCCGGCGGTTCGACGGTGCCCCGCCCGCCGCGGTCGTGCAAGGACATTCCCCCCAGACGGCGTGGCCGGACCTGGCCGAGGCCGCCTACGCGGTGCGCGCGGGCGCGCTGTGGGTCGCGGCCAACACCGACCGCACCCTGCCCAACGAGCGTGGTCTCGCGCCCGGCAACGGCGCGATGGTCGCGGCGTTGCAGGCCGCCACCGACCGTGCGCCGGTGGTCGCCGGCAAGCCGTACGCGCCGCTGCTCGAGGACGCCGTCGCCCGGGTCGGCACCCGCGCCGCGCTCGTGGTCGGCGACCGGCTCGACACCGACATCGAGGGCGCCGATCGGGTCGCCCTGGATTCGCTGCTGGTGCTCACCGGCGTGAGCACCCTCGACGAGCTGCGCGCCGCGCCGCCGGAGCGGATCCCGACCTACGTGGCCGAGAGCCTGGACGCGCTCAACCACCCGCCGGTCGCCGACGACGCCGAGCTGGACCTGGCCGAGCGGCTGCGCAAGTACCCCGGCAGGGCGGTGACGGTACGCGCGTCCCGTTCGGAAATCCGATAG